The Cyclopterus lumpus isolate fCycLum1 chromosome 6, fCycLum1.pri, whole genome shotgun sequence genome contains a region encoding:
- the tmpob gene encoding thymopoietin b, which yields MAEFLEDPSILTKEKLKNELAANDVPLPGGEHKKEVYVQLYLKNLTVLNDKKSPPVDTFSSDEELPTPVVSNKSRSGRKATKKTDKPRLEEVEVTDLTDEDLKQQLEKHGVDPGPIVATTRKLYEKKLQKLLDQPPAEPEAPTDVTALPKADSNQNGNTNSDQYSDKEDEEISVPEPVPVVDRPVRSRGKTPVTSRTSSSSRRQIKVVEEIITEETPKKASESVVEDILANEINTPTAMSATCRRPIRGAAGRPLKTSEYWLDESRLQHSIHTETRSYSESFSRVGSSVSSSKAPARQGFLSMLLKLLLLVVVGGSLFYAYQNLDADCVNTLKGLLDNVIVPLQGVVNNAATYLGIGSSGATKSAGK from the exons ATGGCAGAATTCCTCGAAGATCCGTCGATCCTGACGAAAGAAAAGCTGAAGAATGAGCTTGCAGCCAACGACGTGCCGCTTCCTGGCGGAGAGCACAAGAAAGAAGTGTACGTGCAGCTGTATCTGAAGAACTTAACCGTGCTCAACGATAAGAAAAGTCCGCCTGTAGACACCTTCTCCAGCGACGAGGAGCTGCCTACCCCCGTGGTGTCCAACAAAAGTCGATCTGGAAGA AAGGCTACCAAAAAGACAGACAAGCCTCGCttggaggaagtggaagtgacAGATCTCACTGATGAAGATTTGAAACAACAGCTGGAAAAACATGGTGTGGACCCAGGACCCATTGTTG CCACCACCCGTAAACTGTATGAGAAGAAGCTGCAGAAGCTTTTGGACCAGCCTCCAGCTGAACCTGAAGCTCCTACAGACGTCACGGCTCTCCCCAAGGCAGACAGTAACCAGAATGGCAACACCAATTCTGACCAGTACAGTGACAAGGAAGATG AGGAGATTTCTGTCCCTGAGCCAGTTCCTGTAGTAGACAGGCCtgtgaggagcagagggaaaaCTCCAGTTACCTCCAGAACCAGCAGCAGTAGCAGGCGACAAATCAAG GTGGTGGAGGAAATTATTACTGAAGAAACTCCAAAGAAGGCCAGTGAGAGTGTTGTTGAAGATATTCTTGCCAATGAAATAAACACACCAACAGCCATGAG TGCGACCTGCAGGCGTCCGATCCGAGGGGCAGCTGGTCGGCCATTAAAAACAAGCGAATACTGGCTGGACGAGTCCCGTTTGCAGCACAGCATCCACACTGAGACCCGCTCTTACTCCGAGTCTTTCTCCAGAGTGGGCAGCTCCGTCTCCTCAAGCAAAGCGCCGGCCCGACAAGGCTTCCTGTCTATGTTGCTCAAGCTCCTGCTCCTCGTTGTGGTGGGTGGTTCTCTCTTCTATGCCTACCAGAACCTGGATGCCGACTGCGTCAACACCCTCAAAGGCCTCCTGGACAACGTCATCGTTCCCCTCCAGGGTGTCGTGAACAACGCAGCCACCTACCTGGGCATCGGCAGCAGCGGTGCTACAAAGAGCGCCGGTAAGTAA
- the ldhbb gene encoding L-lactate dehydrogenase B-B chain isoform X1, translated as MASILQKLITPLFSGPPEPPRNKVTVVGVGQVGMACAISILLRELADELALVDVMEDKLKGEMMDLQHGSLFLKTAKIVANKDYSVSANSRIVVVTAGVRQQEGESRLNLVQRNVNIFKHIIPQIIRYSPDCTIIVVSNPVDVLTYVTWKLSGLPQHRVIGSGTNLDSARFRFLMADKLGIHPSSFNGWILGEHGDTSVPVWSGTNVAGVNLQTLNPDIGTDCDEENWMETHKMVVDSAYEVIKLKGYTNWAIGLSVADLTESIIRNMKRIHPVSTMVKGMYGINDEVFLSLPCVLNSGGVASVVNMTLTTDEVAQLQASADTLWDIQKDLQDV; from the exons ATGGCCTCAATTCTGCAGAAGCTGATCACCCCGCTGTTCAGTGGTCCTCCTGAGCCCCCCAGGAATAAAGTGACAGTGGTGGGCGTGGGCCAGGTTGGCATGGCCTGTGCTATCAGCATCCTGCTCAGG GAGCTGGCTGATGAACTGGCCCTGGTGGACGTGATGGAGGACAAGCTGAAGGGAGAGATGATGGACCTGCAGCACGGCAGCCTCTTCCTCAAAACCGCCAAAATAGTCGCAAACAAAG ACTACTCCGTGTCAGCTAACTCCCGCATCGTGGTGGTGACAGCTGGAGTCCGTCAGCAGGAAGGAGAGAGCAGGCTGAACCTCGTCCAGCGAAATGTCAACATCTTCAAACACATTATCCCTCAGATCATCAGATACAGCCCCGACTGCACCATCATCGTGGTTTCCAACCCAG TCGATGTGCTGACTTACGTAACCTGGAAACTGAGCGGCCTTCCCCAGCACCGCGTCATCGGCAGTGGCACCAACTTGGATTCGGCGCGCTTTCGCTTCCTGATGGCCGACAAACTGGGAATCCACCCCAGCAGCTTCAACGGCTGGATCCTGGGAGAGCATGGGGACACCAGCG tgCCCGTGTGGAGCGGAACCAACGTGGCGGGAGTCAACCTGCAGACGTTAAACCCGGACATCGGCACTGACTGTGACGAAGAGAACTGGATGGAAACGCACAAGATGGTGGTGGACAG TGCCTACGAGGTGATCAAACTGAAGGGTTACACCAACTGGGCCATCGGGCTGAGTGTCGCTGACCTGACGGAAAGCATCATCAGGAACATGAAACGGATTCATCCCGTTTCCACCATGGTGAAG GGCATGTATGGGATCAATGACGAGGTGTTTCTGAGTCTGCCCTGCGTGCTGAACAGCGGAGGTGTGGCCAGCGTGGTCAACATGACCCTGACCACTGACGAGGTGGCCCAGCTGCAGGCCAGTGCCGACACACTGTGGGACATCCAGAAGGACCTGCAGGACGTCTAA
- the ldhbb gene encoding L-lactate dehydrogenase B-B chain isoform X2 — protein sequence MEDKLKGEMMDLQHGSLFLKTAKIVANKDYSVSANSRIVVVTAGVRQQEGESRLNLVQRNVNIFKHIIPQIIRYSPDCTIIVVSNPVDVLTYVTWKLSGLPQHRVIGSGTNLDSARFRFLMADKLGIHPSSFNGWILGEHGDTSVPVWSGTNVAGVNLQTLNPDIGTDCDEENWMETHKMVVDSAYEVIKLKGYTNWAIGLSVADLTESIIRNMKRIHPVSTMVKGMYGINDEVFLSLPCVLNSGGVASVVNMTLTTDEVAQLQASADTLWDIQKDLQDV from the exons ATGGAGGACAAGCTGAAGGGAGAGATGATGGACCTGCAGCACGGCAGCCTCTTCCTCAAAACCGCCAAAATAGTCGCAAACAAAG ACTACTCCGTGTCAGCTAACTCCCGCATCGTGGTGGTGACAGCTGGAGTCCGTCAGCAGGAAGGAGAGAGCAGGCTGAACCTCGTCCAGCGAAATGTCAACATCTTCAAACACATTATCCCTCAGATCATCAGATACAGCCCCGACTGCACCATCATCGTGGTTTCCAACCCAG TCGATGTGCTGACTTACGTAACCTGGAAACTGAGCGGCCTTCCCCAGCACCGCGTCATCGGCAGTGGCACCAACTTGGATTCGGCGCGCTTTCGCTTCCTGATGGCCGACAAACTGGGAATCCACCCCAGCAGCTTCAACGGCTGGATCCTGGGAGAGCATGGGGACACCAGCG tgCCCGTGTGGAGCGGAACCAACGTGGCGGGAGTCAACCTGCAGACGTTAAACCCGGACATCGGCACTGACTGTGACGAAGAGAACTGGATGGAAACGCACAAGATGGTGGTGGACAG TGCCTACGAGGTGATCAAACTGAAGGGTTACACCAACTGGGCCATCGGGCTGAGTGTCGCTGACCTGACGGAAAGCATCATCAGGAACATGAAACGGATTCATCCCGTTTCCACCATGGTGAAG GGCATGTATGGGATCAATGACGAGGTGTTTCTGAGTCTGCCCTGCGTGCTGAACAGCGGAGGTGTGGCCAGCGTGGTCAACATGACCCTGACCACTGACGAGGTGGCCCAGCTGCAGGCCAGTGCCGACACACTGTGGGACATCCAGAAGGACCTGCAGGACGTCTAA
- the LOC117732630 gene encoding spexin-like isoform X2 gives MSLIVTFLVVTLVAQCWGEPQRRNWTPQAILYLKGARHRSVLRRTSREEGDTFHRGTHNQSSDGNELSLSSILLELLQRAAEGGGGNPNNSQDEPELI, from the exons ATGTCTCTAATAGTCACGTTTCTTGTGGTGACCTTGGTCGCTCAGTGTTGGGGAGAACCACAG CGGAGGAACTGGACTCCTCAGGCCATCTTATACCTAAAAGGAGCAC GACACCGTTCAGTGTTGCGGCGcaccagcagagaggaaggggaCACTTTCCATAGAG GGACTCACAACCAGAGCAGTGATGGAAATGAACTGTCGTTGTCATCCATTCTTCTGGAGCTCCTGCAGCGAGCTGCTGAAGGAG GTGGAGGCAATCCAAATAATTCCCAGGATGAACCAGAgctgatttaa
- the LOC117732630 gene encoding spexin-like isoform X1, producing the protein MSLIVTFLVVTLVAQCWGEPQRRNWTPQAILYLKGAQGHRSVLRRTSREEGDTFHRGTHNQSSDGNELSLSSILLELLQRAAEGGGGNPNNSQDEPELI; encoded by the exons ATGTCTCTAATAGTCACGTTTCTTGTGGTGACCTTGGTCGCTCAGTGTTGGGGAGAACCACAG CGGAGGAACTGGACTCCTCAGGCCATCTTATACCTAAAAGGAGCAC AAGGACACCGTTCAGTGTTGCGGCGcaccagcagagaggaaggggaCACTTTCCATAGAG GGACTCACAACCAGAGCAGTGATGGAAATGAACTGTCGTTGTCATCCATTCTTCTGGAGCTCCTGCAGCGAGCTGCTGAAGGAG GTGGAGGCAATCCAAATAATTCCCAGGATGAACCAGAgctgatttaa